From Bradyrhizobium sp. sBnM-33:
CCGCCGATCCCTTTCGGAATTTGCGACGGCTCCTCCACAGTTCTGACAGTTCGGACAGAGCCGAGCCCGTTTTCATGAGCTCTTCGACGGTGCCGGTCACGGCCTCTGCCATAAAGATTATGATAGGCTGCCAGTCGAGGCGCTGCTGCGCATCCTTCAAGGAAGCGTAGTACGCGCCCTTCTTCGCCTCAATGTATGGAGATAGATAAAGGGGGACGTGCTTCTCGGCAGCCATCATCAGTGGAAGAAGAAGACGACCGACGCGGCCGTTGCCATCGCGGAACGGGTGGACCGCCTCGAAATGGGCATGCGCGATGGCCATTCGCGTAATGAAACCCTGGGTCATCTGCTGCATTCCCTCGTTGCGGAGGTAGTCGACTGTCTGAGCGAGGCAAGCCGGCACCTCATCGGGTGGCGGCGGATTTAGGCTTGAATAGGCGATGTTGCCGCCCCCTCCGATCCACACCACGCGCGTGCGGAGTTCGCCCGGAACGTCCTGGTAATCGGGATCATCTTTCATGACGGCGCGATGGAGACTCTTCAGGAGATCGATCGTGAAGACGCCATATCCGTCCTTCGCCGCCAATGGGATGAAATCGTCAAGAGCCACAGCGTAGTTGCGGACCTGGCGCGCGGCATCCTTTGCGTCGTCGCCGCCGGTCTCCTCGACCGAAAGGAGTTCATCGAGCGTACTTTGGGTGCCCTCGATCGAGGACGAACTGACCGCCTCCCGTCGGGTCAGGATTCGGCTGACAATGTAGGGGTCCTTCATCTGAGTCGCGATTGCGTCTATTTTCCCGAGCGCGCCCTGGGCATTGTCCAAGGCCTTCATCGCTTGGATAACTGAGACCCCGTGCTCCGGGGGAGGTGGTGGGATGATACCGTAGTGCGCCTCATACGGGTGCGGCAGCCGTTTCAGGGTCCCCCGGATTGTGTGGCTGAGATCGCTGCGCTTCATGGCAAAGCCTAGTTTGGAGCCTGCTTTGGTATTTATAATTAGGGTTTCTTATAAAAACCATAACAAAATCTGCTTTTTTGGCGCTCCCCTTAGGGTTCCCGAGATCTTGGGGAACCGGAAAACAAGCGAGCTGGTCGTCTCAGTGGTTTCAGCTCTGCCGTGCCATCCTAAATGCGGACAAGCCGCTTTCAGCGTAGCGAAGGGAACTGAGACCTCCGGCTCCGCGATCAATCATCCGACTTCATCATCTGAGCGGCAGGCCGGCAGGCCGACATCGCGGGCGCACGGCTACCCTTCGCGGCAGGGAAGTGAGTCGAAGCGCCGGCGCACGTCGCAGGAATAAGAGGAGCTGAAAGCTCATCGGCGATAATCGACCGGGCCTGGTCGCCGGGTCATAGGTTCAAATCCTATCCCCGCAACCACCGATGCTTGCGATTGCAAATAGAGTCCCAGCCTCCGAAGGGAAGCCGGGGGTTCTTCTTGCCCGCCGCAAACCGCAGGATCGCAGCGAGGTCGCCGCGTAGCGCAATCGCGAGTTCTTCCGTCTCGAGCACGAGTGTCACCTGATTGACCAACGTCCGGAAAACCTCCGCAGCTTCGGCCTCGATGTCTGCAGCGCGGTGCCTGCCGTATTCGGGCGACCGGTTCAGCTTCCGGCAAGCGCAGGATTTTAGCGCTTGCTCAAAAAACCGCCTCTGTGCAAGACAATTGGTCCCTGTACGCGCAATAAGGGGAACCGCGCTGTGACAGTCTCTCTTGACGGCGAAATTCGAGACGGACGGCACTACATGTAGGTGCGTGTCTACTTTGAAGATACCGATGCCGGCCAGATTGTCTATCACGCGAATTTTCTGCGTTTCATGGAGCGCGGCAGAACGAATTACTTGCGCCTGCTCGGCACCAATCAGCAAGCGCTGCTCGAGGAAACGCGGAACGACGCCCCGGGCTTCCGCCTTCGTTGTCCGTTCGATGACGATCGACTTTCTAAAACCGGCAGTCTTGGACGACCTCCTTGACATTGTCACGGTCCCGCAAGAGGTGAGAGGCGCGTCGATTGGCTTGCTGCAGGAGTGCAGGCGCGGGAACGATCTGTTGGTCTCGGCGCGCGTACGGGTCGCGTTTATCTCGGGCGGAAAAGCGCAGCGCATCCCGAAGGCTCTGAGGCTCGCTATGGAAGAGCACAGGTAAACCTGCGTTTCGTTCACGCTTTAACGCTCCCGCGACCCAATGAAATCAATGCGTTGGCGTTCTCTTGCGACATCGTCAAGTCAGAGTTCGCCGTTCACTTTAGATTCGGGAGCTTCGCGCTGTCGGCAGAATTTACAGCGGCGGCCCCAGAGCGCTCGTCGAAAATTCGCTCTCGATACCCAGGGAGGCAAGTGCAATCGCGTGAACGCTCCATCCCTATAAGTGCGATAACGCCTTCCACTCTTTCTAATGGAATTCGCATGCGCCCGTCGCGAAGAGCGAGATACATCGCTTCGATGACAGGTTGGTCGCCGAGGACCGCGATGGCCGTTGGATGACGTAAGATGTCTAACGACCAGCCTGGATTTCGCGTTTTCAATAGCGCGCTGGCGCGGCTTCGTCCGCGCCGTTCATCGATAACCGGCAGGAAAAATCTTGCTGCCGCGATGGCGATCGTTGCAGCTTCGCCGTCGTCAAGGGAGGGCGAGGTAGACGTGAGTTCATGAAAAATCTCGTACTCGGCGTCGGTCATAGTGGCGAGCGTTACGATTCCACGCGTCACGAGATCAAACAGAAAGCGGTGCTCGCCGTTCTGCCGGCTCGTCTCGTGCTCCAGCTCTCCAGCCACGATCTCGGACACGACGACATCATTGGGAATGGACGCGAGGATGCGCTCGCCATATTTGCAAGCGTGAAGGTTGATCAGAACACTTGTGTCGAGAATCAGCGGATCCGCGATATCAATCAGGGAGCTTGTGCAACTCATCCGTGTCTCTTTCCTCAAGCTCGATCTGGTCGATAACGCCGCGAAGCTCCACTCGGCCCACCTTCAGCAGCTCCGCCAATTGTCCTTCCGACATGAGCTCGCGCTTCCAGGCGGCATGCGCCATCAGGCTCAGGCGGTGGGAGATGGGTCGGTCCGCGTCGCTCTTTGCGGGATCGCGGCGATCGGCCATTTCGCCGAGGACCTCTCGGACATTGTCATCGGTGATGCCGCCGTTGTTTTCGAACCATGCCCAAGTGCCTTTCTTGGCAAGGCCCAATTCCTCGAGCCGCAGCCCGCAGGCTTGGCGCGAGATATTATATTGCTGGGCGAGGAGAATGATCAGGCGCCGGGTCGTTTTGCCGGTGATCTCCTTCAGTTGGCGGAAGCTTTCCGAGAAGCTCTCGGCTGGCGTCAGGAATGCACGGCCAAAGACGTTGGCATAGCGTTCATCGCGTGAGAGGAACTTCTCATCGTCTTCGAGCACTTCGGGAATCCGACGGGTACCATAGAAGTGGCCGACCTCATGCGCCGCGGACTGGATGCGCCGCGGCAATGGGTGGTTGGCGTTTAGAAGTATGCAGGCGCCGACACTTTCATCGTAGGTGAAGAGGCCAGCAACCTTTGAACTGGATGAGAGACGACGCTGATACAATCGGATGCCAAGACCCAGTTCGATGACCGAGAAGATGTCGGCGATCGGCCCCGGACCGAGACCCAGCCAGTCGCGCAATTCCTTGGCATGCTTTTCTGCGAGGGCCGCAACGTCGCCCTCGTTTATACCGTGTTCCGGGGGGTAATTTCGACGTCGCTGGATGCCGAGGATATTCTCCATTTCAACGTCCGCTTTAATCAGGTCGTTGAATAGCTGAACGGCTTCAGTGGTGTGCGCGTCCTCCGTCTCCCGCAACTTGCGGAACCGAGGCATCAGATCGGTATGCACTGCCTCGCGGCGGAGGAGGGCGTTGACCGATACGCCGTAGTGGCGCGCGAGCGTCTGGATTTCCTGGATGCGCACACGGCGCACGCCCTTCTCGATGGATACAAGGGTGGGGCGGGACATGCCGATGACCTGGGCCGCGTCATCCTGGCGGACGTCTGCGTTCTCCCGTGCTATCCGCAGGCGGCGTCCTATTTCCTGTGCGCTCAGCTCATTCAGATCAGCCATTGCGCCCTCCATCCATCCAGCTTTTCAAAAAGCTTTGATCTCCTTGCGCGGACAAAAATGCCCGCCATTCCTCGGCATGAGTTACCAACATCGTCCTCAGTTTCTTCAGAGTGTCTTCGTAGTTTTCCGCTATCGCAGCTGAGATTTGCGAGGCGTGAACGCGAATGTTCTCGTCAGGCAAGCCGCTCATGTCCGCGAGATGCTGCAGGTGACGCGCACCGACGCTTCCGTATTCGACCATGATGTCCCGATCAGCCTTTTGGGGTATGACCGACAAGGCATCGGCCGCGTCAGAAGCGGCAAGGTCGGACACGATATACGTACCAGGCGCCTCGTTAACGCCAGCGGCATGCAGGCTGAGGCGTCTCAGCAAGCAAGCCGCGCACAGGCCACACTGCTTCCTACCGTCCTACCGCCTACATTGACGACCCGGCGCGCTTGCCAACAGGAATGGGTACTCGTCAGATGCTGTTCGGACTTTCCGATCATGTCCAGAAACGCGCGCAACGTCTGACCTTTCGTCGACCAGAGGCGTGGCTGCTCAAACCGCACTCGGTAGCCCAGCACTGCCTTGATGAAGCGCTCCATCTTCCGAAAGAACGTCGGATGGTTGCGATAGTCGGCGTAGATGTTGTGCAGCGGGAGAAGTACCGGCCCAAGCGCGCCCTGGCCGCTCTCCGGAACAATGACGCGCGTCACGTTTGAGAGCTGTGCAGCAATCGCCGTCACCGCCGCAAACTGAAATCCCCGCGAGCGGAAGCTGCTTTCGTTCCCGCGATATCCCTTCACCTTGAAGGGAATCTGCGTGAAATAACTATCCCCGTTTTTGCGCCGCTGGCGATTGCCCGCGACCCGGATACACAGTGCCTCAGCCTCGCTCCCGCTCAGAGCGGAGACGGCACGCGAATCCAAACCATCGCTGTAAGCGACGGCGAAGGTCTTGGCCTTGCCGAAGTCCAACGGCATCTGCCGCGTGCCGATCGGCGAGAGGTTCTTTGCCTGGACAAAGGTCAATCGCCATGCGTCGCCGGTCAGGTGGTTCAAGACGCCGTGCAGGGCCTTCAGAACCTCCGGCTTCTGCCAGGCCTTAAGGTCGATGACTGGGATCGCCACATCGAAGGTTCGGCGCCAGCCCAACGGACGCTTCCAACGCCGGTCAGCGAACTCGATGGCGGCGCAGAGAACAAGCATATCGTAGTGCAGCGGCTCGAAGCCCTTTACGTCAAAGCTATCCAGAACCGCCGGATTAAAGTAAATGTGACGGCCGACCTCCGCGATCACAGCACCCTTCGGGAGGGTGCGGCGGCTGCGCTTCTGTCCCTTCTCGATAACGATCAAGCGCTTTTCTTGCATCGGTGAGTATTTCGGATTGGCGCTCACTCTTCGGGCCCCTCATCTACGCCGGCTTTCTTCTCAACCGCCTGCCTGAACGCGCGCTTGTTGCCGGTGGCCAAGGCGTCGCAGAGTTCGCTGGGCTTGATGGCAGCGAACGTCTCGCGGTTCCGCTCGATTCCCTTCTGGTAATCTTCGCGGCTCATGTCGCCGAGATCGCGGGCACGAATGCATTCTTCGTCGAGCCGGTTTTTGATGGTGCCGATCCATTCTTTTGTCGTGCTGTCGAGCGCCTGATCGAGCGCCTTCTCGGGAGGGAGTTGATCCCGGAGATTCGCAATCAGATGTCTTTGCAGGGTATCCGCCAGTGGCGACGTTGGATGAGACTCGAAAATCGTTTCGACCGCCGTGACCGGGTCTAAGTCCATTTGGGGGCGGTCGGCATGAGCTTTGAGTTCATCGAAAAGGGGACTGAACGTCTTCATGTCCACGTCACCGATCATGCTGTGGCACGCCTGCGTCGTTCGCTCCTCACGGCTCGTGGCGTCGCTGACCAGGTCTTGGCCATAACGCTTCCAGCTGCTGGGCAACTCCGCATTTCTGAATGGGTCCATTGCTCATGGCCGCCTCCCATGTCGGCAAAATAGTAACAAAATCTAACAATGTCAACATTTATTGAGAATTATCTGACATTGGAGATCCGTCTAAGCAAACCGCTTAATTCGTCTGATGCGGTCCTTTCGCGGGGCGGTTTGTTCTAGAAGTGCGCCGGAAGGGGTAATTTTTAGCCCATACGGCGCGTTTTCGCCATCAAAGGGACGGCCGATCGGCCCCTTTTCTCAGGAAGATTTGTTGACAAAATTTGCGTCAGACTGGCTATTTGTTACCTGCCTTGGCGCAGAATTGAAGACTTATGCAACCCCGCCAGCACAAAACGGCCAGCTTCCTGTCGGCTCATCCGGTCTTCACCCGGGCTGAGTTCGCGGCGGCCTTCGGCCATCCGGCGAGCGCGGCCAATGTCACCAGCCTGCTTAGGCATCACCTGCGCGCTGGCAACATTAAGCGGGTCAGTCGCGAGGTGTTTGCCGCAGTGCCGGCCCACATGGCGGCGGAGCGGATGGTGATCGACCGCTTCGCCGCGGCGAGCAAGCTGCGTCCCGATGGGGTCCTGGGATTTCACTCAGCCCTTGAGCTGCACGGCATAGCCTATTCCGAGTTCAACGAGGTTCAGCTTATCAGCGCCGGACGGACCGAACGCGTGGACCTGCCATTTGGTGCTTGCCGCTTCGTCACGCCGGCGAAGGCGTTGGCGGCGACAGGCAAGGCCAACTACCTGACCGCGACTATGGACCGGCAGGGAGTGACGGTCCGTGTGACGGCGGTCGAACGCACGGTCGTCGATGTCCTACATCGGCCAGAACTCGCGGGCGGCGGCGAGGAAGTTCTGAAGTCGCTGGATCTGGTGCGCTATCTCGATCCGGCGAAGGTCGCCGACTATGTCGAGCTGCTGGATAATCGGTCGCTCGCCTCGGTTTCCGGCTGGTGGCTCGAGAAGCGGCGCGCCGCGCTCGGCGTCTCCGACGATGTCCTGGCGCGCCTGCGAACACGGCTTCCACGATCAAAGCATTATGCGCTGGGTGCGGAACCCGGTCATGCGGTGCTCGTCGAGCCATGGCGCGTGCTTCTCCCAGCGCAGGCGGTCGACGCCGCCTTTGAAGGCGTTTGATGGTCGCGTCGCGAGAAACGCTTCAGGACATCGCGGCCGAGCGGCAGCTCCAGCCCGCGACGCTGGAGCGTGTGATCCGGCTGATCGACATTCTCGATGCCTTCGGCGCCGACACGCTGATCGGGCCGCGCGTCGCCTTGAAGGGCGGCACGGCACTCAACGTCTTTCATTCCGATCTGGACCGCCTCTCTGTCGATATCGACGTCAACTATGTCGGCGCGGTCGACAAGGAACAGATGGACGCCGACCGCCCGGGATTGGAAGACCGGATCGAGCGCTTGATGGAATCGAAAGGGTACGTCGCGCGGCGTGAGCCGTCCGAGCACGCTGGCGGCAAATGGATTTATCGCTACGCCTCTGCGCTGGGCGGCGCGGGGACCATCGAGATCGATATCAATTATCTCTACCGCGGCCCGCTCTACGGCGTGGATCGCATGCCATCGGTGGCAATCGGATCCTACCAGGCCACGAATGTTCCGGTCCTCGATATCCACGAGATCGTCGCCGGCAAGATGGTCGCGCTGATCACGCGGCGCACCGCGCGCGATCTGTTCGACGCCCACCGGATCATCGCCATGCCGTCTCTCGACTGGGCGAAGATCAAGGCGGCCACCTTGATGATCGGTGCGAGCGCCAAGAGCTTCGACTGGCGCACAGCCTCGCACGAGGAGATCGGATGCGAGGTCGGCGACATTACCGGCAAGCTGACCATGTGCCTGCACGATCGGTATTTCGACAGCTTTGGCGGCCCAGCAGCTTGGATCGAGAGCGTCACGACCGAATGCCGGGAGAAGCTCGCGCCGCTGTTTAAGTTCACAGCAGGGGAGGGCGCATTTTTGGATGCCGTGCTGGACCGGGGTGAGATCGCCGCGTCTTCTCTGGAGGTGCCAGCAAACGTGCGCGCCTCGATAGAAGCCAGTCCGGCCCTGCGGTGGAAAGCGCAGAATGTCAAAGCTTGGAAATCTGGCGACAAGTTGCTGCGCCACGTACAAGACGAGCAGCGCGGCCACGTGGAGAGACTCTAGCTAGTTTCTGTCGCGAAAGACATTTCGCCCTTTAAAATGGGGTTATTTCGCGATTTTCGAGCACGTTTTTTCTTGCGGCGTACATGTGCATGGTATCACATTCTTCATATGAAGCATGTTGATTCGGAATCGCCTTCGGATGTCGCGCGCTGGCTGCGAAGCGAATCGACGAATCTCTGGCCTGCGCTTCTGGGTTCGCTGAGCCTGCGTCGTAGCCGGTGCATCCGCAAGAACTGCCCTGCGTGCCAGTCTGGCGAACAGCATCAAAGTTATGTGCTCTACGGTCGCGCGAACGAGCGTCGCGTT
This genomic window contains:
- a CDS encoding DNA-binding protein; this encodes MSCTSSLIDIADPLILDTSVLINLHACKYGERILASIPNDVVVSEIVAGELEHETSRQNGEHRFLFDLVTRGIVTLATMTDAEYEIFHELTSTSPSLDDGEAATIAIAAARFFLPVIDERRGRSRASALLKTRNPGWSLDILRHPTAIAVLGDQPVIEAMYLALRDGRMRIPLERVEGVIALIGMERSRDCTCLPGYRERIFDERSGAAAVNSADSAKLPNLK
- a CDS encoding type IV toxin-antitoxin system AbiEi family antitoxin gives rise to the protein MQPRQHKTASFLSAHPVFTRAEFAAAFGHPASAANVTSLLRHHLRAGNIKRVSREVFAAVPAHMAAERMVIDRFAAASKLRPDGVLGFHSALELHGIAYSEFNEVQLISAGRTERVDLPFGACRFVTPAKALAATGKANYLTATMDRQGVTVRVTAVERTVVDVLHRPELAGGGEEVLKSLDLVRYLDPAKVADYVELLDNRSLASVSGWWLEKRRAALGVSDDVLARLRTRLPRSKHYALGAEPGHAVLVEPWRVLLPAQAVDAAFEGV
- a CDS encoding Fic family protein, giving the protein MKRSDLSHTIRGTLKRLPHPYEAHYGIIPPPPPEHGVSVIQAMKALDNAQGALGKIDAIATQMKDPYIVSRILTRREAVSSSSIEGTQSTLDELLSVEETGGDDAKDAARQVRNYAVALDDFIPLAAKDGYGVFTIDLLKSLHRAVMKDDPDYQDVPGELRTRVVWIGGGGNIAYSSLNPPPPDEVPACLAQTVDYLRNEGMQQMTQGFITRMAIAHAHFEAVHPFRDGNGRVGRLLLPLMMAAEKHVPLYLSPYIEAKKGAYYASLKDAQQRLDWQPIIIFMAEAVTGTVEELMKTGSALSELSELWRSRRKFRKGSAAARALDELPHYPVLTAKRLGELLEISPPQAHQAIAQLEEAGILAERTGYSRNRVYAANDALNIINRPFGEQPILPDESEPDDAAKASPKWP
- a CDS encoding DUF6788 family protein yields the protein MKHVDSESPSDVARWLRSESTNLWPALLGSLSLRRSRCIRKNCPACQSGEQHQSYVLYGRANERRVAVYVPEELVPEVQRNLDNGRALQDLLHQAAPRYIKALKRQRAEASKSKKSRAV
- a CDS encoding helix-turn-helix domain-containing protein, which encodes MADLNELSAQEIGRRLRIARENADVRQDDAAQVIGMSRPTLVSIEKGVRRVRIQEIQTLARHYGVSVNALLRREAVHTDLMPRFRKLRETEDAHTTEAVQLFNDLIKADVEMENILGIQRRRNYPPEHGINEGDVAALAEKHAKELRDWLGLGPGPIADIFSVIELGLGIRLYQRRLSSSSKVAGLFTYDESVGACILLNANHPLPRRIQSAAHEVGHFYGTRRIPEVLEDDEKFLSRDERYANVFGRAFLTPAESFSESFRQLKEITGKTTRRLIILLAQQYNISRQACGLRLEELGLAKKGTWAWFENNGGITDDNVREVLGEMADRRDPAKSDADRPISHRLSLMAHAAWKRELMSEGQLAELLKVGRVELRGVIDQIELEERDTDELHKLPD
- a CDS encoding nucleotidyl transferase AbiEii/AbiGii toxin family protein is translated as MVASRETLQDIAAERQLQPATLERVIRLIDILDAFGADTLIGPRVALKGGTALNVFHSDLDRLSVDIDVNYVGAVDKEQMDADRPGLEDRIERLMESKGYVARREPSEHAGGKWIYRYASALGGAGTIEIDINYLYRGPLYGVDRMPSVAIGSYQATNVPVLDIHEIVAGKMVALITRRTARDLFDAHRIIAMPSLDWAKIKAATLMIGASAKSFDWRTASHEEIGCEVGDITGKLTMCLHDRYFDSFGGPAAWIESVTTECREKLAPLFKFTAGEGAFLDAVLDRGEIAASSLEVPANVRASIEASPALRWKAQNVKAWKSGDKLLRHVQDEQRGHVERL